Genomic segment of Meles meles chromosome 17, mMelMel3.1 paternal haplotype, whole genome shotgun sequence:
GCTGAGTTGCCGTGAGTGAGGAAGATGGCGATGTAGATGAGGACGCTGGGCTTCCGGCAGGAAGGGCAGAAGAGGGTGATGCAGTTCAGAATGTGCAGAGGCAGCCAGCTGAGGGCgaagaggaagaggatgagggCCAGGGACTTGGCGATCTTCAGCTCCTTCCCATAGTACTTCTGCGGGTCCCCAGAGGAGGCCGACACCTTCTTGTTGAGCTGCTTGCGGATCAGGTAGAAGACCTCCAGGTAGATGAGGACCATGAGCAGCAGCGGGGGCAGCACCCAGACAAAGAAGTTGAAGTAGACCATGTACTCCATGCTGATGACCTTCTCGAACTCGCACTCTATCACGGGCTCGCCCTCACTGCCGTTGGCCGCCCAGGCCCGCTCCACCTCCCCCAGCCTGTTCCAGCCGAACAGGGGCGTCAGGCCCACCACGAAGGAGAGAATCCAACAGCCAGCGATGGCCACCGCCGCCCTCCGGGGAGTCACCACCGTCTTgtacctgggggaggggagggcagagtgtGAGTCCCCCCCTCAGGCCCCGTCAGCCCCCAGGGTTCTCTGAGAGGAGGGTCCCTTCCCAGCCAGGGCCCAGGGAGTGGGGAGGTGTGGGTCTTTGGCTAGAGGTCCGAGTCTTCAGGATCTAGGATTTGGGCCAGA
This window contains:
- the ADORA1 gene encoding adenosine receptor A1, whose protein sequence is MPPSISAFQAAYIGIEVLIALVSVPGNVLVIWAVKVNQALRDATFCFIVSLAVADVAVGALVIPLAILINIGPRTYFHTCLMVACPVLILTQSSILALLAIAVDRYLRVKIPLRYKTVVTPRRAAVAIAGCWILSFVVGLTPLFGWNRLGEVERAWAANGSEGEPVIECEFEKVISMEYMVYFNFFVWVLPPLLLMVLIYLEVFYLIRKQLNKKVSASSGDPQKYYGKELKIAKSLALILFLFALSWLPLHILNCITLFCPSCRKPSVLIYIAIFLTHGNSAMNPIVYAFRIQKFRVTFLKIWNDHFRCQPSPPIDEDPPEEGPHD